A region from the Aegilops tauschii subsp. strangulata cultivar AL8/78 chromosome 5, Aet v6.0, whole genome shotgun sequence genome encodes:
- the LOC123494064 gene encoding uncharacterized protein, with translation MSIDGFQGEEDDIIILSTVRSNGRGVVGFLADNQRTNVALTRARHCLWIVGNAHTLYKSGTEWTDLVADAERRKCIFSATNDATICKLVLQVKQELDELEDLLSADSAVFSNTRRKVILSDEFRKSFTKLKSPQLRKEVLQKLIKLGDGWRTTVKNLDMPGVSHLVKVYKVWDLYLVWSIDVEKTERMYSQIIRIWDLLSQKNVARTVQRLENLFSLYTDDYLDLCRRVQTQGKMEVPMVWNIVHDVVRYNKDCKVDAHEEHDLVDTSYALENSKVSESFLLMKFYSLSSGMAKHLLTATDGSEINIPFELTDEEFGTSDVSDQPSILHMHDIMDDLEEFTEIPDSFCDLPHGHYPLTITYHKFLMMLDGTCQTSFFDAFYGEMKSSFERGHSRSRAVQTFIELKEVTYEKFVTFYWPRFNADLTKKFAASTVFTEIISHIKGAYQASRPYTGKLGRQGYVMLADKRFSSLNNEKRDIIYDIFLEYESMKCTAREFDLSDFVNSLHSSLVSEGYNGDMVDFVYIDEVQDLTMTQIALIKYVCVNIKEGFLFAGDTAQTIARGIDFRFEDIRSLFYTAFLPETEASNEGLKHRKRVHLSDMFQLSQNFRTHSGILRMAQSIMSLLYFFFPSSVDKLNPETGLVHGEAPVLLESDNDENAIMTIFGESKSKHGNLHGFGAEQVILVRDDATKKQIIDIVGKQALVLTIVECKGLEFQAMQTGSSSDDWRLRGIKVWSICKSVVLLDLRKLVTVLLRLNAGRRRLKCS, from the exons ATGTCCATTGATGGTTTTCAAGGAGAAGAGGATGATATAATAATACTATCAACTGTTAGATCCAACGGGAGAGGAGTTGTTGGATTTCTTGCTGATAACCAAAGAACAAATGTTGCTCTTACTAGAGCAAG GCACTGTCTTTGGATTGTTGGGAATGCTCATACACTTTATAAAAGTGGGACCGAATGGACAGACCTTGTTGCTGATGCGGAGAGACGTAAATGTATTTTCAGTGCCACTAATGACGCAACCATCTGTAAGTTGGTTTTGCAAGTAAAACAAGAGCTTGATGAACTTGAGGATCTTCTTAGTGCTGATTCAGCGGTTTTCAGCAATACCAGAAGGAAG GTCATTCTTAGCGACGAGTTTAGAAAGTCTTTCACCAAACTAAAATCACCACAGCTCAGGAAGGAAGTACTCCAAAAGCTTATCAAACTTGGAGATGGTTGGAGGACAACAGTTAAGAACCTTGATATGCCTGGTGTTTCTCATCTTGTAAAAGTATACAAGGTCTGGGACTTGTATCTTGTTTGGAGTATTGACGTGGAGAAAACCGAAAGAATGTATTCCCAGATAATAAGAATTTGGGACCTACTGTCACAGAAAAATGTTGCAAGAACTGTTCAACGTCTCGAGAATTTGTTCTCCTTGTACACGGATGATTACCTGGATCTTTGCAGGAGAGTGCAGACACAGGG GAAAATGGAGGTTCCTATGGTTTGGAATATTGTGCATGATGTTGTCCGCTATAACAAGGATTGCAAAGTTGATGCTCATGAAGAGCATGATCTCGTCGATACATCATATGCCTTGGAGAACTCAAAAGTCAGTGAAAGCTTCTTGCTGATGAAATTCTACTCTTTATCATCTGGAATGGCAAAGCATTTGCTGACAGCTACTGATGGGTCCGAAATCAACATCCCCTTTGAACTGACTGATGAAGA ATTTGGCACCAGTGATGTCTCTGACCAGCCTAGCATTCTTCACATGCATGACATCATGGATGACCTGGAAGAGTTTACAGAAATTCCTGACAGTTTTTGTGATCTACCTCACGGGCACTATCCTCTTACTATAACATATCACAAGTTTTTGATGATGCTTGATGGAACATGCCAGACATCTTTTTTCGATGCGTTTTATGGTGAAATGAAGTCTAGCTTTGAGAGAGGCCATTCAAGATCTCGTGCAGTGCAAACTTTTATTGAATTGAAGGAAGTTACCTATGAAAAATTTGTTACCTTCTACTGGCCTCGTTTTAATGCAGACCTGACAAAGAAATTTGCTGCGTCTACTGTCTTCACTGAAATAATTTCTCATATAAAGGGCGCGTATCAAGCAAGCAGGCCTTATACTGGCAAACTGGGAAGACAAGGTTATGTGATGCTCGCAGACAAAAGATTTTCATCTTTGAACAATGAGAAGAGAGATATAATTTATGATATATTCCTTGAATATGAGAGTATGAAATGCACTGCCAGGGAGTTTGATTTGTCAGATTTCGTCAATAGTCTTCACAGCAGTCTTGTATCCGAGGGCTACAATGGAGATATGGTGGATTTTGTTTACATAGATGAGGTGCAGGATCTCACCATGACACAAATAGCACTTATTAAGTATGTCTGTGTGAACATCAAGGAAGGCTTCCTTTTTGCTGGTGACACTGCACAGACTATAGCAAGGGGTATTGATTTCAGGTTTGAAGATATCCGTTCACTTTTTTATACTGCATTCCTCCCAGAAACTGAAGCGTCTAATGAAGGACTTAAACATCGGAAAAGAGTACATCTCTCAGATATGTTCCAACTATCTCAGAATTTCCGCACACACTCTGGCATCCTCCGTATGGCACAAAGTATCATGAGCCTTCTTTACTTCTTTTTCCCGTCAAGTGTTGACAAGCTTAATCCAGAGACTGGACTTGTACATGGAGAAGCTCCTGTGCTGCTGGAGTCTGATAACGATGAGAATGCAATTATGACTATTTTTGGAGAAAGCAAAAGTAAACATGGTAACCTGCATGGGTTTGGTGCTGAGCAAGTCATATTAGTTCGTGATGATGCTACCAAAAAACAAATTATTGATATTGTTGGTAAACAAGCTCTTGTTTTGACTATTGTTGAATGTAAGGGCCTTGAGTTTCAG GCAATGCAGACAGGGAGCAGCAGTGATGATTGGAGGCTACGGGGAATCAAG GTATGGTCTATATGCAAAAGTGTGGTACTTCTAGACTTGAGGAAGCTGGTGACTGTTTTGCTAAGGCTGAATGCTGGTCGGAGGCGGCTGAAATGTTCTTGA
- the LOC109753930 gene encoding uncharacterized protein — MGETDLEDVVLSWSLQEINDDDLYRGKVETIPCNFKSLDHYLASYRVPLIEETRSDLCSCLELISQAPSSKILSMEVAGKSGSYFMDVDFWDNDAGFSTGAYSARNGDIFILSSIKPEAAEDLNRHGVTYCLAMVTEVSMDDEYQKGFRVKVEKNIDLEEDLNKLKHAIFLNNITTNIRIWKAPTFDAHMNGNFTIIKLLLAPTNLGEDICGMCVKQDGGSLASFTEQLLSVMLNQSQVDAIESVISAVQCGHVNLMKLIWGPPGTGKTKTVSALLWVLACLKCRTLACAPTNVAVVGVCTRFLQNLKDFNQHTDNIGLPTSLGDILLFGSRSNMDITKDLQEVFLDFRVDELVECFSSLSGWNSRIASMISFFEDSASRYDMLLEDDGKTDPVCFLDFIKKQFDATAIALKRCIMNLWVHLPGRCFSCDSIINISTLLHMLENFGALLCDVDLTDEGLKRGLGCLSAENSVCTQPISSIEKELDGARSTCLKLLKDLLHSLNLPTGVDKSWVQNYCICNATLLFLYYL; from the exons ATGGGGGAGACGGATTTGGAGGACGTGGTGCTCTCCTGGTCGCTCCAGGAGATCAACGACGACGACCTCTACAGGGGGAAG GTTGAGACTATTCCCTGCAACTTCAAGTCACTTGATCACTATCTCGCATCGTACCGTGTGCCTCTGATTGAAGAAACAAGGTCAGATCTGTGCTCATGCCTTGAACTCATCAGTCAAGCACCCTCGTCCAAAATACTTTCCATGGAGGTAGCAGGAAAGTCGGGATCATACTTCATGGATGTGGACTTTTGGGACAATGATGCTGGTTTCTCTACTGGGGCTTATTCTGCCAGGAATGGTGACAtctttattttgtctagcataAAACCTGAAGCTGCAGAGGACTTAAACCGCCATGGTGTCACATATTGCTTGGCAATGGTTACTGAGGTTTCAATGGATGATGAATACCAGAAGGGCTTCAGAGTCAAAGTTGAAAAGAATATTGATTTGGAAGAAGACTTGAACAAACTCAAACATGCAATATTTCTCAATAATATCACCACAAACATACGTATATGGAAAGCACCTACCTTCGATGCACACATGAATGGCAATTTCACAATAATCAAGTTGCTCTTAGCCCCCACAAATCTG GGTGAGGATATTTGCGGTATGTGTGTTAAGCAGGATGGGGGCTCTTTGGCTTCTTTCACAGAGCAATTGCTGTCGGTTATGCTTAATCAATCACAAGTGGATGCTATTGAATCTGTCATCTCAGCTGTACAATGTGGGCATGTGAACCTCATGAAGCTTATATGGGGTCCACCAGGCACTGGAAAAACCAAGACGGTTAGCGCTTTACTGTGGGTCTTGGCGTGTTTGAAATGCAGAACTCTTGCTTGTGCTCCCACAAATGTTGCTGTTGTTGGAGTTTGCACTCGTTTCCTTCAAAACTTGAAGGATTTCAATCAGCACACTGACAACATTGGTCTACCTACTTCTCTTGGAGATATCTTGTTATTTGGAAGCAGGTCTAACATGGACATCACCAAGGATCTTCAGGAGGTTTTCTTGGATTTTCGTGTCGACGAACTTGTGGAATGCTTTTCATCGTTGTCTGGATGGAACAGCAGAATAGCTTCAATGATATCCTTTTTTGAAGACTCTGCTTCACGGTATGATATGCTTCTTGAGGATGATGGCAAAACTGATCCAGTGTGCTTTCTTGACTTCATAAAGAAGCAATTTGACGCTACAGCAATAGCTCTGAAAAGATGCATAATGAATTTGTGGGTTCACCTTCCTGGAAGGTGCTTTTCTTGTGATAGCATCATAAATATATCTACATTGCTTCATATGCTGGAAAATTTTGGCGCCCTTCTGTGCGACGTAGACTTGACTGACGAGGGCTTGAAAAGGGGCCTTGGTTGTCTGTCAGCTGAAAACTCTGTTTGTACACAGCCTATATCTTCTATTGAGAAGGAACTGGATGGAGCAAGGTCTACATGCCTCAAATTGCTTAAAGATCTGCTACACTCACTTAATTTACCCACTGGAGTAGACAAAAGCTGGGTTCAGAACTACTGCATATGCAATGCAACACTTCTTTTTCTGTACTACCTCTAG
- the LOC109753942 gene encoding uncharacterized protein: MLLLHAAQLDEALLSRLLQYLGNNSEWADFFRFLKRFLDSGCDRSSLILNFKLALEFTFSVNWKDELDYISPICYVSLMECLGFLASSYLVQNEFICCTKSLLVNMLECRTSKVYIESCLVSKSSPDSDLDRWTKSSGRFIYDTIMTILTTKHMLQEWVHKTSCPSSTSYTTVFLRLVVTLYPLIITLSLGNCYEVTRILVRNEVFKDLPLEFSKKIEDALKMRPRTRSDFTRVLADALATIGDHMVFISSPKGPAICQNLNAYMISKEDLHDVPKIMALLCLEEPNSVKQETPLPEKSDGTKFGNPVPVEVLTIESSRQTDSSNDMFETLWKKFETFRLDEEGHKDSRVVIQFLRDALPWLEQSGVLAVIDKQIDEHNLEEIKHICSEFEKLSDRTAKNAVDDLFSKWQGSKKALEQVIRLVYGTRHVMDDCFANHKSKDGCCKGRGNSRASAS, encoded by the exons ATGCTTCTGCTTCATGCAGCACAATTGGATGAAGCGCTACTTTCAAGACTACTACAGTACCTGGGCAATAATTCTGAGTGGGCAGATTTTTTCCGATTTTTGAAGAGATTTCTTGACAGTGGTTGTGATAGATCCTCCTTGATCTTGAACTTTAAGCTTGCTCTTGAGTTTACCTTCAGTGTAAACTGGAAGGATGAATTAGACTACATATCCCCAATATGCTATGTGAGCCTTATGGAGTGCCTTGGTTTCTTGGCTTCATCATACTTGGTACAGAATGAATTTATATGCTGCACGAAATCTCTGTTGGTCAATATGCTGGAGTGCCGTACCAGCAAGGTTTACATTGAAAGCTGCCTGGTATCTAAGTCGAGCCCAGATTCTGATCTAGATCGTTGGACAAAGTCATCAGGCCGTTTCATATATGACACAATTATGACTATCTTGACGACCAAACATATGCTCCAGGAATGGGTGCACAAGACTTCATGTCCTTCTAGTACTTCATACACAACAGTTTTCCTGAGACTAGTTGTTACACTTTATCCTCTGATCATCACTCTTTCTCTAGGGAATTGCTATGAGGTCACACGTATCCTTGTGAGGAATGAAGTCTTCAAGGATTTACCTTTGGAGTTCTCTAAGAAGATTGAAGATGCTTTGAAAATGAGGCCTCGCACACGGAGCGACTTCACAAGAGTGCTTGCTGATGCACTTGCCACAATCGGGGATCATATGGTATTTATTAGTTCACCCAAAGGCCCAGCAATCTGTCAAAATTTGAATGCTTATATGATTAGCAAGGAGGATTTGCATGATGTTCCGAAGATAATGGCACTTCTGTGTCTTGAAGAACCAAATTCTGTAAAGCAAGAGACTCCATTGCCAGAAAAATCTGATGGTACCAAGTTTGGAAATCCTGTGCCTGTAGAGGTATTAACGATAGAGAGTTCGAGACAGACAGATTCATCAAATGATATGTTTGAGACTCTCTGGAAGAAGTTTGAGACTTTTCGACTCGACGAGGAAGGCCAT AAAGACTCAAGGGTTGTTATTCAATTTCTTAGAGATGCCCTTCCATGGCTGGAGCAATCAGGCGTTCTAGCAGTGATTGATAAACAGATTGATGAACACAATCTGGAAGAGATCAAGCACATCTGCAGTGAGTTTGAAAAACTTTCTGACAG GACGGCGAAAAACGCCGTGGATGATCTATTCTCAAAGTGGCAAGGTTCTAAGAAGGCACTGGAGCAGGTCATCCGCCTTGTGTATGGTACAAGGCATGTCATGGATGATTGTTTCGCGAATCACAAAAGTAAGGATGGCTGTTGCAAGGGAAGGGGAAATTCCCGGGCTTCAGCATCATGA